In a genomic window of Helianthus annuus cultivar XRQ/B chromosome 10, HanXRQr2.0-SUNRISE, whole genome shotgun sequence:
- the LOC110883373 gene encoding uncharacterized protein LOC110883373, whose amino-acid sequence MGDDDTNSPKSSTADVDPPKTSNPPTPLHPVYSVNIQQKIRTLDGEKVSYSSWVNLFHLHATAYRVFDHIDDTPQPTDNDPSLASWKEIDVVVLQWIYGTLTDDLLLKVLQPGSTARQAWLRLENHFLNNKDSRATTLEEDLTNLTLQCCSSLEAYFQRLKEIADQLAAVDCPVPEKRLVLKLVRGLPPEFDMTGALIVQRLPSWSDACDMLLREQSRQRARAAVSPPVVAAAVDSAPPAPPRSDPRDTREPRDRENRNRRADLIAVAKQEAEDNTRTKPPTSRLLLFLHQVRSVFMAPHSGWCHLVPFLPKDLG is encoded by the coding sequence ATGGGAGACGATGATACCAACTCACCAAAATCCTCGACCGCTGATGTCGACCCACCAAAAACCTCGAACCCCCCAACTCCCTTACACCCTGTgtattccgtcaacattcaacaGAAGATTCGAACTCTTGACGGGGAAAAGGTCTCGTACTCGTCCTGGGTTAACCTCTTTCATCTCCACGCTACCGCTTACCGTGTCTTCGATCACATCGATGACACCCCCCAACCCACTGACAATGACCCATCCCTAGCTTCCTGGAAGGAGATCGATGTCGTGGTCCTTCAATGGATTTACGGCACGTTAACAGACGATCTTCTTCTCAAGGTCCTCCAGCCCGGTTCCACGGCTCGTCAGGCTTGGCTCCGGCTCGAAAACCATTTTCTCAACAATAAAGACTCCCGGGCTACCACCCTTGAAGAAGATTTGACCAACCTTACCCTTCAATGCTGCTCTTCCCTTGAAGCCTACTTTCAGCGATTGAAGGAGATAGCTGACCAACTGGCCGCCGTTGACTGCCCTGTGCCTGAAAAACGGCTTGTGTTGAAACTGGTCCGTGGGCTACCCCCGGAATTTGATATGACCGGGGCCCTCATTGTTCAGCGACTGCCCTCCTGGTCTGATGCGTGTGATATGCTTCTCCGGGAACAAAGCCGTCAACGTGCTCGTGCTGCTGTCTCTCCTCCCGTCGTGGCTGCCGCCGTCGATTCAGCCCCTCCTGCTCCTCCCCGGTCTGACCCCCGTGACACTCGGGAGCCCCGTGATCGCGAAAACCGTAACCGCCGGGCGGATCTTATCGCTGTGGCCAAACAAGAGGCAGAGGACAATACTCGTACCAAACCCCCAACCAGCCGGCTCCTTCTTTTCCTCCACCAGGTCCGTTCGGTTTTTATGGCTCCCCACAGTGGATGGTGCCACCTTGTCCCTTTCCTACCCAAGGATCTTGGATAA
- the LOC110883577 gene encoding F-box/kelch-repeat protein At3g06240, whose product MSGYVCNNLMVNIFEGLPPKSIIRFRSLSKYWHSRLRSPEFIHDHRIRCSKNPPKVLIKHVTCWEYTRKIICTSHSADQLPVHPGSGYIGIPAVEFHNQGRLTEVVGSCNGILCLRDKENIILWNFSIRRKLVIPLHPLLKSTLKPFDGAFGFGFDPITDDYKIVGALLTKKTYIYCLKTKSWCEIVSPYSTSSFVNLLGKACFINGILHWVMSTADPRRFILTFNVSSHVFGRILFPEPWRVSELTTINGCLALASLEKGYYRKIRVMEEYDKTESWTVLFEVEIKGQFHVIQPTTNGDVLVAYNVQSKVYNLRTMSFTKLLLKFGPCRYNIEMETYVESLELLDKDNTVTCGETIFSSA is encoded by the coding sequence ATGTCTGGTTATGTCTGTAACAATTTGATGGTTAATATCTTTGAAGgactaccacccaaatccatcaTCCGATTCAGATCACTCTCCAAATATTGGCATTCTCGTCTTCGTAGCCCAGAATTCATCCACGATCACCGCATTCGATGTTCTAAAAACCCTCCGAAAGTTCTCATCAAACACGTGACTTGTTGGGAATATACGCGTAAAATTATCTGTACATCACACTCAGCGGACCAATTGCCGGTACATCCTGGATCTGGCTACATCGGCATACCTGCAGTCGAGTTCCACAACCAGGGTCGTCTAACCGAAGTTGTTGGTTCGTGTAATGGAATTCTTTGTCTGCGCGATAAAGAAAATATTATTCTATGGAACTTTTCAATTAGGCGCAAACTAGTCATACCACTCCATCCGTTACTCAAGTCCACTTTAAAACCTTTTGATGGTGCATTTGGGTTTGGTTTCGACCCAATTACTGATGATTACAAGATAGTAGGTGCATTACTTACAAAGAAAACGTATATTTACTGCTTGAAAACAAAGTCTTGGTGTGAGATCGTTTCCCCATATTCTACGTCTTCTTTTGTTAATCTGCTGGGGAAGGCATGTTTTATCAATGGAATTTTGCATTGGGTGATGAGTACCGCAGACCCGCGTCGTTTTATATTGACATTCAATGTGAGTAGTCATGTTTTTGGCCGCATTTTGTTTCCGGAGCCTTGGCGAGTCAGCGAGTTAACAACCATAAATGGTTGTCTTGCACTGGCTTCTTTGGAAAAGGGTTATTATCGGAAGATTCGGGTTATGGAAGAGTATGATAAAACTGAATCTTGGACTGTGCTTTTTGAGGTGGAAATAAAGGGGCAATTTCATGTGATCCAACCTACCACCAATGGTGATGTACTGGTGGCATACAATGTGCAGTCAAAGGTTTATAATCTTCGAACAATGTCGTTCACAAAACTTTTGTTGAAGTTTGGACCTTGCCGTTACAACATTGAGATGGAAACGTATGTGGAAAGCCTTGAATTGTTAGACAAAGACAACACGGTAACTTGTGGGGAAACCATATTCTCTTCGGCGTAA
- the LOC110883372 gene encoding zinc finger BED domain-containing protein RICESLEEPER 1-like — protein MNSLVLDGKLFHVRCCCHVLNLIVKDGLKQIDDAVDKVRECVKYVKGSEARKDKFSECCSQTNLDFSGSLYPTSNLFFPNILDIHLKLVKELKSEDDYIKMIAEKMWAKFNKYWAEFNLLLAIAVVFDPRYKLSFVDFSYEKLYGSCSLQFQTVKTTLYALFNEYMQSSKNSTSCGASEETDSREVINGEENNSKSFLKEFDLYDRASSSNAKQKCQLTEYLDEPRTKITSPIRILEYWKAQQYRYPDVARLAMDILCVPVSTVASEAAFSLGGRIIDQYRSSTLPSTAEALICTRDWLFSGKGSFYNFCLLNIMI, from the exons ATGAATTCTTTGGTATTGGATGGTAAACTATTTCATGTTAGATGTTGTTGTCATGTTCTTAACTTGATAGTCAAAGATGGGTTGAAACAAATTGATGATGCTGTGGATAAAGTTAGAGAATGTGTGAAATATGTCAAGGGTTCTGAAGCTAGAAAGGATAAGTTTAGTGAGTGTTGCTCACAAACTAATCTAGATTTTTCGGGATCTCTTTATCCTACTTCAAATTTGTTTTTTCCTAACATACTTGATATCCACTTGAAGTTGGTTAAAGAGTTGAAAAGTGAAGATGATTATATCAAGATGATAGCTGAAAAAATGTGGGCAAAGTTTAACAAGTATTGGGCTGAGTTTAATCTTTTATTAGCCATAGCCGTAGTGTTTGATCCTCGGTACAAGCTTTCATTTGTTGACTTTAGCTATGAAAAGCTTTATGGTAGTTGTTCGCTACAATTTCAAACGGTTAAGACTACACTTTACGCCCTCTTCAATGAATATATGCAATCTTCAAAAAACTCTACTTCATGCGGTGCTAGTGAAGAAACGGATTCTCGAGAAGTTATCAATGGAGAAGAAAACAATAGCAAGAGTTTTCTCAAG GAGTTCGATTTATATGATAGGGCTTCATCTTCTAATGCCAAGCAAAAATGTCAACTAACCGAGTACCTTGATGAGCCAAGGACCAAAATAACTTCTCCTATTCGTATTCTCGAATACTGGAAGGCTCAACAATATAGGTATCCCGATGTTGCTAGGTTAGCCATGGATATTCTTTGTGTTCCGGTTTCGACTGTTGCATCTGAAGCTGCTTTTAGTCTTGGCGGAAGAATTATAGATCAATATCGAAGTTCAACGTTGCCTTCCACTGCTGAAGCTTTGATATGTACTAGAGATTGGTTGTTTTCTGGAAAAGGTagtttttataatttttgtttaCTTAATATCATGATTTAA